A region from the Ctenopharyngodon idella isolate HZGC_01 chromosome 13, HZGC01, whole genome shotgun sequence genome encodes:
- the LOC127524943 gene encoding serine/threonine-protein kinase pim-2-like, translated as MCPPLPGQVPVEPVKSSNVPTAQGAMKASPVNKSSTEKPTKRKKMERICSFLRSMWKAMKSPFGCCCDSSAVDVVEPFIPPADPDPDPDPSSPDPDHSGVKPNNDSFESLYNVGEMIGSGGFGRVFKGTRKFDDKKVAIKRMRKTCNDLYLDIPGHPKPLITEVALLLMMRQEPISPYVIQLYDWFEHPRKFTLIMEFPEPCESLLDFIIHNPQLDETTARVIMRQAVLAVQHCIEHSVFHNDVHAHNFLLKKDTLELKLIDFGCGQLLSSNGYESYIYIGLLDYCPPEVFTQPRFHAVPANVWSLGVLLYEMVNSCPPFRDAKEITQAKVSFQNSSLSKGLDTHHPV; from the exons ATGTGTCCTCCGCTGCCAGGTCAAGTTCCTGTCGAGCCAGTGAAGTCTTCAAATGTCCCGACTGCTCAGGGTGCCATGAAGGCTTCTCCTGTGAACAAGAGCTCGACAG AAAAACCTACAAAACGTAAGAAGATGGAAAGAATTTGTTCTTTCCTCAGGAGCATGTGGAAGGCTATGAAGAGTCCCTTCGGCTGCTGTTGTGACAGTAGTGCTGTGGATGTTGTGGAGCCTTTCATTCCTCCAGCCGATCCTGATCCCGATCCCGATCCATCATCACCTGATCCAGATCACTCCGGTGTCAAGCCAAATAATG acTCCTTTGAATCTCTCTATAACGTGGGAGAGATGATTGGATCCGGCGGATTCGGAAGAGTGTTCAAGGGAACCCGCAAATTTGACGACAAAAAG GTTGCCATCAAGCGGATGCGCAAGACTTGCAACGATCTTTACCTTGATATT CCTGGGCATCCCAAACCTCTCATTACAGAAGTGGCACTGCTGCTAATGATGAGGCAAGAACCCATAAGTCCCTACGTCATACAACTATACGACTGGTTTGAACATCCTCGAAAATTCACTCTCATAATGGAGTTCCCTGAACCCTGCGAGAGCTTGCTGGACTTCATCATTCATAATCCTCAACTGGACGAAACAACAGCGCGAGTCATCATGCGACAGGCTGTGCTCGCTGTACAACACTGCATTGAGCACAGCGTTTTCCATAATGACGTTCATGCGCACAATTTCCTGTTGAAGAAAGACACATTAGAGCTCAAGCTGATAGACTTTGGCTGCGGTCAGCTGTTGAGCAGCAATGGCTACGAGAGCTACATTTATATTG GTTTACTGGATTACTGCCCACCTGAAGTCTTCACACAACCTCGATTCCACGCCGTCCCAGCGAATGTCTGGTCTTTAGGAGTGTTGTTGTACGAGATGGTGAACTCATGTCCTCCTTTTCGCGACGCAAAGGAAATCACACAAGCCAAAGTTTCATTTCAGAACTCCAGCTTATCTAAAG GGTTGGACACACACCATCCAGTCTAG